A genomic segment from Aegilops tauschii subsp. strangulata cultivar AL8/78 chromosome 1, Aet v6.0, whole genome shotgun sequence encodes:
- the LOC109761602 gene encoding adenylate isopentenyltransferase-like — protein MTTLANRVITTTITTAARGGGALATSRCPRRRPLRIWRAAAMTSSSSSSSSCSSSSSRGGGGSGWEEGRPRLVVIVGATGTGKTKLSIDAARALGGEVVNADKIQLYQGLDVTTNKVPLADRRGVAHHLLGAVPPEAGALPPSSFRSLAAAKVASIAARGLLPVVAGGSNSLIHALLADLPDADDDALPEDPFSLDRCYRPALRYPCCLLWVDVEEALLAEYLDRRVDDMVGAGMVEELREYFAATTAQERAAHAPGLGKAIGVPELGEYLAGRRSFRAAVDDIKANTRLLATAQVSKIRRMADAWGWPVRRLDASATIRARLAGAGPAAESASWERDVRGPGLAAIRAFLADQTSHGHGDDATATAKGVDEPSAPPLLMRLPRMQRCDMVV, from the coding sequence ATGACCACCCTCGCTAATCGGGTTAttaccaccaccatcaccaccgcCGCGCGCGGAGGAGGAGCGCTCGCCACTTCCCgctgcccccgccgccgcccattGCGGATCTGGCGCGCCGCGGCAAtgacctcttcttcttcctcctcgtcttcttgctcctcctcctcctcccgcggcggcggcggatcggggtgggaggaggggaggccgcGGCTGGTTGTGATCGTCGGCGCCACGGGCACCGGGAAGACCAAGCTGTCCATCGACGCCGCGCGGGCGCTGGGCGGCGAGGTCGTCAACGCCGACAAGATCCAGCTCTACCAAGGCCTCGACGTCACCACCAACAAGGTGCCCCTCGCCGACCGCCGCGGCGTCGCGCACCACCTGCTCGGCGCCGTCCCCCCCGAGGCCGGCGCGCTCCCGCCCTCCTCCTTCcgctccctcgccgccgccaagGTCGCCTCGATCGCGGCCAGGGGGCTGCTGCCCGTCGTCGCCGGCGGCTCCAACTCCCTCATCCACGCGCTCCTCGCCGACCTCCCCGACGCCGACGACGACGCGCTCCCCGAGGACCCCTTCTCCCTCGACCGCTGCTACCGCCCGGCGCTCCGGTACCCCTGCTGCCTCCTCTGGGTGGACGTGGAGGAGGCGCTCCTCGCCGAGTACCTGGACCGGCGCGTGGACGACATGGTGGGcgccggcatggtggaggagctCCGGGAGTACttcgccgccaccaccgcccaGGAGCGCGCCGCGCACGCCCCCGGGCTGGGCAAGGCCATCGGGGTGCCCGAGCTGGGCGAGTACCTCGCCGGGCGCAGGAGCTTCCGCGCGGCCGTCGACGACATCAAGGCCAACACGAGGCTCCTCGCCACGGCGCAGGTGTCCAAGATCCGGCGCATGGCCGACGCCTGGGGCTGGCCCGTGCGCCGCCTCGACGCCTCCGCCACCATCcgcgcgcggctcgccggcgcCGGCCCGGCCGCCGAGTCGGCATCCTGGGAGCGCGACGTCCGCGGCCCTGGCCTCGCCGCCATCCGCGCCTTCCTCGCCGACCAGACATCACACGGTCACGGCGATgacgccaccgccaccgccaagGGCGTGGACGAGCCGTCGGCGCCGCCGCTGCTGATGCGGCTGCCAAGGATGCAACGCTGCGACATGGTGGTGTGA
- the LOC109761598 gene encoding uncharacterized protein isoform X1, translated as MSDCARNRFNEKEDFQVVLGKGNPGESSCQQHTKWMAHWTRASSSPYGKSCSPLEDDNNRTCTKDSETSPFELRKSTVAERLMLGRNHEGISMKNVLRLDPNMWDVGHDAWQEAEQTKTEWRDGHFQSCKIQMQKDENFYAKRVVSETLSVCRLSDLPLDFQKLVSSEENPDDSHWNQIPMLSFNKKVETILSPKRKYATGTVFDDLFVPQQIPKLNVAPSRMTDMVMDHCKPSRGIKYLLEDPTCLVSDHSGKKLKVDSNSSSDCGMDEQGTGHYFANPNQEPLGRCGEKQFNLSENSDKGQTVGGAPQNHKSRTPTRLRKHEVAAGVMLSAPALGKEYETIPINYFMKSKQDDEDFYVASHSISDKHHDLNTHRMEYAANVTDSCMFPDPAASILAMNSKGGAVTRERQPVDRFTDSVEQNGPCLFEMLSIPSKSQSTYPIDSLSSCSPLFGAQNQFSPKAKTMRGDSQHVSKSSAGTASSLMQKDNGCAERANEQLATLSIEGSPRYNKENIFRNVSVNHSMPETEIMDLDPPLFQSSTRNQVPSDTVRSSAGADPSEKWLKRLLHDTADPHVHRSKRPRTGDYLPVGGAGGMSGTDIADHVEARCVRCWIGRLCRGGVAPVPHGEPGQGTRAAAEPDVAARELGGHFPSIKAMAMIGRMMSKARPLDYQRKGPCVMWKAEEGA; from the exons ATGTCAGACTGTGCCAGGAATAGATTCAATGAGAAAGAAGACTTCCAAGTTGTTTTGGGCAAAGGAAATCCTGGAGAGTCATCTTGCCAGCAACATACCAAGTGGATGGCACACTGGACCAGAGCAAGCAGCAGTCCATATGGCAAGAGCTGTAGTCCTTTGGAGGATGACAACAATAGGACCTGCACAAAAGATTCTGAAACTTCACCTTTTGAGCTTAGGAAATCCACTGTGGCCGAAAGGCTAATGTTGGGAAGAAACCATGAAGGAATTTCAATGAAGAATGTGCTGCGGTTAGACCCTAACATGTGGGATGTGGGGCATGATGCTTGGCAAGAAGCTGAACAAACCAAAACTGAATGGCGAGATGGGCATTTTCAAAGCTGTAAGATCCAGATGCAGAAAGATGAAAATTTCTATGCCAAGAGGGTAGTATCAGAAACACTTTCCGTTTGCAGGCTTTCAGACCTACCATTGGATTTTCAGAAACTTGTGAGCTCAGAAGAGAACCCTGATGATTCACATTGGAACCAGATTCCTATGTTGTCATTCAATAAGAAAGTTGAAACTATACTCAGCCCAAAGCGGAAGTATGCGACCGGTACTGTGTTCGATGATCTCTTTGTGCCACAACAAATTCCGAAGCTAAACGTGGCTCCATCTCGAATGACTGACATGGTCATGGATCATTGCAAACCTTCACGGGGCATCAAATATCTCCTAGAAGACCCTACCTGTCTCGTTTCTGATCATTCAGGGAAGAAACTAAAAGTAGACAGTAACTCATCATCAGATTGTGGAATGGATGAGCAGGGTACAGGTCACTATTTTGCAAACCCAAATCAGGAGCCACTCGGCAGATGTGGCGAAAAGCAGTTCAATCTTTCAGAAAACAGTGACAAGGGCCAAACAGTTGGAGGTGCGCCTCAGAATCACAAGTCAAGAACACCTACTAGACTCAGAAAACATGAAGTTGCTGCAGGAGTCATGCTTTCCGCGCCAGCACTTGGTAAAGAATACGAGACCATACCAATCAATTACTTTATGAAGAGCAAGCAGGATGATGAGGACTTTTATGTTGCAAGTCATTCGATATCTGATAAGCACCATGATCTGAATACCCACAGAATGGAATATGCAGCGAATGTAACGGACTCCTGCATGTTCCCTGATCCAGCTGCAAGCATACTGGCAATGAATAGTAAGGGTGGCGCGGTGACCCGTGAAAGACAACCGGTCGACAGATTTACAGATTCTGTTGAACAAAACGGTCCCTGTTTATTTGAAATGCTGTCAATCCCTTCCAAATCACAGAGTACGTACCCGATAGATTCGCTGTCTTCTTGCAGTCCTTTATTTGGAGCCCAGAACCAATTCTCACCTAAAGCTAAAACGATGCGTGGAGATTCACAACATGTGTCAAAATCCTCAGCAG GCACCGCTTCATCGTTGATGCAAAAG GACAATGGCTGCGCAGAAAGAGCAAATGAGCAGCTGGCAACTCTGTCCATAGAAGGATCGCCAAGATACAACAAAGAAAACATATTTCGTAATGTCAGTGTCAATCACTCGATGCCGGAAACAGAAATCATGGACTTGGACCCCCCGCTGTTCCAAAGCAGCACAAGAAATCAAGTCCCCAGTGACACGGTTCGGTCGTCGGCGGGTGCCGATCCAAGCGAGAAATGGCTCAAGCGCCTGCTCCATGACACCGCGGACCCTCATGTCCACCGTTCCAAGAGGCCCAGAACCGGAGACTATCTTCCGGTTGGAGGAGCAGGTGGAATGTCCGGCACCGACATCGCCGACCATGTTGAGGCAAGGTGTGTTCGCTGCTGGATAGGAAGGTTGTGCCGGGGTGGCGTCGCCCCTGTTCCGCACGGAGAACCAGGGCAGGGAACGAGAGCAGCAGCGGAGCCTGACGTCGCGGCCAGGGAACTTGGAGGCCATTTCCCGAGCATCAAGGCGATGGCGATGATCGGGCGGATGATGAGCAAGGCCCGGCCATTGGATTATCAGAGGAAGGGGCCTTGTGTTATGTGGAAGGCAGAGGAAGGAGCCTGA
- the LOC109761598 gene encoding uncharacterized protein isoform X2, which produces MSDCARNRFNEKEDFQVVLGKGNPGESSCQQHTKWMAHWTRASSSPYGKSCSPLEDDNNRTCTKDSETSPFELRKSTVAERLMLGRNHEGISMKNVLRLDPNMWDVGHDAWQEAEQTKTEWRDGHFQSCKIQMQKDENFYAKRVVSETLSVCRLSDLPLDFQKLVSSEENPDDSHWNQIPMLSFNKKVETILSPKRKYATGTVFDDLFVPQQIPKLNVAPSRMTDMVMDHCKPSRGIKYLLEDPTCLVSDHSGKKLKVDSNSSSDCGMDEQGTGHYFANPNQEPLGRCGEKQFNLSENSDKGQTVGGAPQNHKSRTPTRLRKHEVAAGVMLSAPALGKEYETIPINYFMKSKQDDEDFYVASHSISDKHHDLNTHRMEYAANVTDSCMFPDPAASILAMNSKGGAVTRERQPVDRFTDSVEQNGPCLFEMLSIPSKSQSTASSLMQKDNGCAERANEQLATLSIEGSPRYNKENIFRNVSVNHSMPETEIMDLDPPLFQSSTRNQVPSDTVRSSAGADPSEKWLKRLLHDTADPHVHRSKRPRTGDYLPVGGAGGMSGTDIADHVEARCVRCWIGRLCRGGVAPVPHGEPGQGTRAAAEPDVAARELGGHFPSIKAMAMIGRMMSKARPLDYQRKGPCVMWKAEEGA; this is translated from the exons ATGTCAGACTGTGCCAGGAATAGATTCAATGAGAAAGAAGACTTCCAAGTTGTTTTGGGCAAAGGAAATCCTGGAGAGTCATCTTGCCAGCAACATACCAAGTGGATGGCACACTGGACCAGAGCAAGCAGCAGTCCATATGGCAAGAGCTGTAGTCCTTTGGAGGATGACAACAATAGGACCTGCACAAAAGATTCTGAAACTTCACCTTTTGAGCTTAGGAAATCCACTGTGGCCGAAAGGCTAATGTTGGGAAGAAACCATGAAGGAATTTCAATGAAGAATGTGCTGCGGTTAGACCCTAACATGTGGGATGTGGGGCATGATGCTTGGCAAGAAGCTGAACAAACCAAAACTGAATGGCGAGATGGGCATTTTCAAAGCTGTAAGATCCAGATGCAGAAAGATGAAAATTTCTATGCCAAGAGGGTAGTATCAGAAACACTTTCCGTTTGCAGGCTTTCAGACCTACCATTGGATTTTCAGAAACTTGTGAGCTCAGAAGAGAACCCTGATGATTCACATTGGAACCAGATTCCTATGTTGTCATTCAATAAGAAAGTTGAAACTATACTCAGCCCAAAGCGGAAGTATGCGACCGGTACTGTGTTCGATGATCTCTTTGTGCCACAACAAATTCCGAAGCTAAACGTGGCTCCATCTCGAATGACTGACATGGTCATGGATCATTGCAAACCTTCACGGGGCATCAAATATCTCCTAGAAGACCCTACCTGTCTCGTTTCTGATCATTCAGGGAAGAAACTAAAAGTAGACAGTAACTCATCATCAGATTGTGGAATGGATGAGCAGGGTACAGGTCACTATTTTGCAAACCCAAATCAGGAGCCACTCGGCAGATGTGGCGAAAAGCAGTTCAATCTTTCAGAAAACAGTGACAAGGGCCAAACAGTTGGAGGTGCGCCTCAGAATCACAAGTCAAGAACACCTACTAGACTCAGAAAACATGAAGTTGCTGCAGGAGTCATGCTTTCCGCGCCAGCACTTGGTAAAGAATACGAGACCATACCAATCAATTACTTTATGAAGAGCAAGCAGGATGATGAGGACTTTTATGTTGCAAGTCATTCGATATCTGATAAGCACCATGATCTGAATACCCACAGAATGGAATATGCAGCGAATGTAACGGACTCCTGCATGTTCCCTGATCCAGCTGCAAGCATACTGGCAATGAATAGTAAGGGTGGCGCGGTGACCCGTGAAAGACAACCGGTCGACAGATTTACAGATTCTGTTGAACAAAACGGTCCCTGTTTATTTGAAATGCTGTCAATCCCTTCCAAATCACAGA GCACCGCTTCATCGTTGATGCAAAAG GACAATGGCTGCGCAGAAAGAGCAAATGAGCAGCTGGCAACTCTGTCCATAGAAGGATCGCCAAGATACAACAAAGAAAACATATTTCGTAATGTCAGTGTCAATCACTCGATGCCGGAAACAGAAATCATGGACTTGGACCCCCCGCTGTTCCAAAGCAGCACAAGAAATCAAGTCCCCAGTGACACGGTTCGGTCGTCGGCGGGTGCCGATCCAAGCGAGAAATGGCTCAAGCGCCTGCTCCATGACACCGCGGACCCTCATGTCCACCGTTCCAAGAGGCCCAGAACCGGAGACTATCTTCCGGTTGGAGGAGCAGGTGGAATGTCCGGCACCGACATCGCCGACCATGTTGAGGCAAGGTGTGTTCGCTGCTGGATAGGAAGGTTGTGCCGGGGTGGCGTCGCCCCTGTTCCGCACGGAGAACCAGGGCAGGGAACGAGAGCAGCAGCGGAGCCTGACGTCGCGGCCAGGGAACTTGGAGGCCATTTCCCGAGCATCAAGGCGATGGCGATGATCGGGCGGATGATGAGCAAGGCCCGGCCATTGGATTATCAGAGGAAGGGGCCTTGTGTTATGTGGAAGGCAGAGGAAGGAGCCTGA